From the genome of Streptomyces sp. NBC_01317, one region includes:
- a CDS encoding amino acid permease codes for MSLSPPAWSNSGLGPQKDEEQRLRELGYQPVLARRMGGFGNFAISFSVISILSGCMTLYGFGMNTGGPAVMLWGWAGVGLFVLCVGMALAEVTSAYPTSGALYYMADRLGGRKWGWYTGWLNLLGLLGAIAGIDYGAALFTGAFLNLRFGFEPTPGWTMVIFVCILLLHAVLNLFGVRLVSVLNSVSVWWHLGGVAVIVGALAIVPSHHQSPTYVFTEFVNNTGWHNSLYVAAVGLLLAQYTFCGYDASAHLSEETSNASVTAARGIVRAIWVSWIAGFALLAGLTFAIQDYTGALNSSTGVPPAQILIDALGTSGATAMLLVVIVAQLFCGNAEVAAASRMVFAFSRDNALPGSAWWRRVSSRTQTPVNAVWLSVVVACVLALPSLYSTTAYNAVVAINVIGITPAYAIPIYLRLRAGKRFEPGPWNLGRWSKPVGWIAVTWVAGVTVLFCLPQASPVTVDSMNYAVVALAVVLVLATVWWYVARGSYSTPQSYGNAREQSEISEGIV; via the coding sequence GTGTCCCTTTCCCCGCCGGCCTGGTCGAACTCCGGCCTCGGTCCGCAGAAGGACGAAGAACAACGGCTGCGGGAACTCGGCTACCAGCCCGTCCTCGCCCGCCGCATGGGAGGGTTCGGCAACTTCGCCATCAGCTTCTCGGTCATCTCCATCCTCTCCGGATGCATGACCCTGTACGGCTTCGGCATGAACACCGGCGGTCCGGCGGTGATGCTCTGGGGCTGGGCGGGCGTCGGCCTGTTCGTCCTCTGCGTCGGCATGGCGCTCGCCGAGGTGACCAGCGCCTATCCGACCTCCGGCGCCCTCTACTACATGGCCGACCGGCTGGGCGGCCGTAAGTGGGGCTGGTACACCGGCTGGTTGAACCTGCTCGGGCTGCTGGGCGCGATCGCCGGAATCGACTACGGCGCCGCGCTGTTCACCGGAGCCTTCCTGAACCTGCGCTTCGGGTTCGAGCCCACCCCGGGCTGGACCATGGTCATCTTCGTGTGCATCCTGCTGCTGCACGCCGTGCTCAACCTGTTCGGCGTACGGCTGGTCAGTGTGCTGAACTCGGTCAGTGTGTGGTGGCACCTCGGTGGTGTCGCCGTCATCGTCGGCGCCCTGGCGATCGTGCCGTCCCACCACCAGTCGCCCACCTACGTCTTCACCGAGTTCGTCAACAACACCGGCTGGCACAACTCGTTGTACGTGGCGGCGGTCGGACTGCTGCTGGCGCAGTACACCTTCTGCGGGTACGACGCCTCCGCCCACCTCTCCGAGGAGACGTCGAACGCCTCCGTCACGGCGGCGCGCGGCATCGTGCGCGCCATCTGGGTCTCCTGGATCGCCGGCTTCGCCCTGCTGGCCGGCCTCACGTTCGCCATCCAGGACTACACCGGCGCCCTGAACAGCTCCACCGGCGTGCCGCCCGCGCAGATCCTCATCGACGCGCTCGGCACGAGCGGCGCCACCGCGATGCTCCTGGTCGTGATCGTCGCGCAGCTGTTCTGCGGCAACGCGGAGGTCGCCGCCGCCAGCCGGATGGTGTTCGCGTTCAGCCGCGACAACGCGCTGCCCGGCTCGGCGTGGTGGCGGCGCGTCAGCAGCCGTACGCAGACCCCCGTCAACGCGGTGTGGCTGTCGGTGGTCGTCGCCTGCGTGCTCGCCCTGCCCTCCCTGTACTCCACGACCGCGTACAACGCCGTCGTCGCCATCAACGTCATCGGCATCACCCCCGCGTACGCCATCCCGATCTACCTGCGGCTGCGCGCGGGCAAGCGCTTTGAGCCCGGCCCGTGGAACCTCGGCCGCTGGAGCAAGCCGGTCGGCTGGATCGCGGTGACGTGGGTGGCCGGGGTGACGGTCCTCTTCTGCCTTCCGCAGGCGAGCCCGGTGACCGTCGACTCCATGAACTACGCGGTGGTCGCGCTCGCCGTCGTGCTCGTGCTCGCCACGGTGTGGTGGTACGTGGCGCGCGGCTCGTACAGCACCCCGCAGTCGTACGGGAACGCGCGCGAGCAGTCGGAGATCTCCGAGGGGATCGTCTAG
- a CDS encoding glycoside hydrolase family 75 protein has translation MARRTHVLGTVGTALLAAALPATVLPAEATSLAPAGPPAGAGGPGGERRAPDQEGTVQAADLLAATTACAPVSKGKYRVDAGAAATVPVCGATGAVFWKADMDIDCDGQVTAHCNTTTDPWFQESTAFSQSDGRPLNSEKLPFVVVPAPSERWSYPASGIRGGGVVAVVHGGRVQYAVVGDTGPVGIIGEASYATADGLGIPAHPQRGGVPSGVTYILFKNTRVSPIENHDEAVRLGEALAKKFVRENGGAKYNGAAK, from the coding sequence ATGGCTCGTCGTACCCATGTTCTCGGCACGGTCGGTACCGCCCTGCTGGCCGCGGCCCTGCCCGCGACCGTCCTTCCCGCCGAGGCGACGTCCCTCGCCCCCGCCGGCCCCCCGGCGGGGGCGGGCGGGCCGGGCGGCGAGCGGCGGGCACCGGACCAGGAGGGCACGGTGCAGGCGGCGGACCTGCTGGCCGCGACCACCGCCTGCGCCCCGGTCTCGAAGGGCAAGTACCGCGTCGACGCCGGCGCGGCGGCCACGGTTCCCGTCTGCGGTGCGACGGGCGCGGTGTTCTGGAAGGCCGACATGGACATCGACTGCGACGGGCAGGTCACCGCCCACTGCAACACGACGACCGACCCCTGGTTCCAGGAAAGCACCGCCTTCTCCCAGTCCGACGGCAGGCCGCTGAACTCGGAGAAGCTGCCGTTCGTCGTCGTGCCGGCGCCGAGCGAGCGGTGGAGCTACCCGGCGTCGGGCATCCGCGGGGGCGGGGTCGTGGCCGTCGTCCACGGCGGGCGGGTGCAGTACGCGGTGGTCGGCGACACCGGCCCGGTGGGCATCATCGGGGAGGCCTCGTACGCAACGGCGGACGGCCTGGGCATTCCGGCGCACCCCCAGCGGGGCGGCGTGCCCTCGGGGGTGACGTACATCCTGTTCAAGAACACCCGGGTCTCCCCCATCGAGAACCACGACGAGGCCGTCCGGCTGGGGGAAGCGCTGGCGAAGAAGTTCGTACGGGAGAACGGCGGCGCGAAGTACAACGGCGCCGCGAAGTAG